TCGTGATCGTCTCGCTGATCGCCTTGCTCGTTCACGTCTTCAGCCTCGGCTACATGAACGCCGAGGGTGAGACGGGACTGCCGCGATACTACGCCGAGCTCGGCCTCTTCACGTTCAGCATGCTCGCGTTCGTCTACGCGGACAACCTGCTAATGGCCTTCATCTTCTTCGAGCTCGTCGGCCTCTGTTCGTACCTGCTGATCGGCTTCTGGTTCCGCACGCGCAGCGCGCCCTCGGCGGCGAAGAAGGCGTTTTTGGTGACGCGCTTCGGTGACTACTTCTTCCTGCTCGGGCTGGTCGCCATCGCCGCGACGTTCGGTACGGTCCAGTTCGCCGGCGACGCTTCGTTCGTCGCGGCGGCCCAGGAGGCGATCGAGGCGAACGAAACGCTGTTCGGCGTCGACGCGCTCACGTGGGTGACGATCACCGGGCTGCTGGTGCTCGGCGGCGTGATCGGTAAGTCCGCGCAGTTCCCGCTGCACACCTGGCTGCCCGACGCGATGGAAGGCCCAACCACCGTCTCCGCGCTTATCCACGCCGCGACGATGGTCGCTGCGGGCGTCTACCTCGTCGCCCGGATGTTCGGCTACTACGCACTCAGCCCCACGTCGCTCGCGATCATCGCCTTCGTCGGCGGCTTCACCGCGCTGTTCGCCGCGACGATGGGCTGTGTCAAAGACGACGTGAAGCAGGTACTCGCCTACTCGACGATCAGCCAGTACGGCTACATGATGCTCGCTCTCGGCGTCGGCGGCTACGTCGCCGGGGTCTTCCACCTCATGAACCACGCCTTCTTCAAGGCGCTGTTGTTCCTCGGGGCCGGCGCCGTCATCGTCCTCATGCACCACGAACAGGACATGTGGAAGATGGGCGGCTTAAAGCAGAGGGCGCCCGTCACCTACTGGACGTTCCTCGCCGGGGCGCTCGCGCTCGCGGGAATCATCCCGTTCTCGGGCTTCTGGTCGAAAGACGAGATTCTCTACGATGCGCTGATCGTCGGGCTCAACGAGCCGTTCATCCTCGCCGCGTACGCCATGGGGCTCGTGGCCGTCTTCTTCACCGGCTTCTACACCTTCCGGATGGTGTTCCTGACGTTCCACGGTGAGCCTCGAAGCGAGGCCGCGGAAGACCCACACCCCGTGGGCTGGAGCATCAAGTTCCCGCTCGCGACCCTGGGCGTGCTCGCGCTCGTCGCCGGCGTCGCCAACCTCGCGCCCGTCGCCAAACTCCTGAACCTGGACATCACGTTCCTCGAGTTCTGGCTCGACGGCGAGTACGGCGCGGTCGAGGGGC
This portion of the Natronobeatus ordinarius genome encodes:
- the nuoL gene encoding NADH-quinone oxidoreductase subunit L, translating into METAFEFAPAIALFPLAAFVVVLVFGKHMPKKGALAGIVATGASLLFSLWVLAAVAAGETYHETLLEWAAGDPTSETGVEGIEFTFGILLDPLSALMLVIVSLIALLVHVFSLGYMNAEGETGLPRYYAELGLFTFSMLAFVYADNLLMAFIFFELVGLCSYLLIGFWFRTRSAPSAAKKAFLVTRFGDYFFLLGLVAIAATFGTVQFAGDASFVAAAQEAIEANETLFGVDALTWVTITGLLVLGGVIGKSAQFPLHTWLPDAMEGPTTVSALIHAATMVAAGVYLVARMFGYYALSPTSLAIIAFVGGFTALFAATMGCVKDDVKQVLAYSTISQYGYMMLALGVGGYVAGVFHLMNHAFFKALLFLGAGAVIVLMHHEQDMWKMGGLKQRAPVTYWTFLAGALALAGIIPFSGFWSKDEILYDALIVGLNEPFILAAYAMGLVAVFFTGFYTFRMVFLTFHGEPRSEAAEDPHPVGWSIKFPLATLGVLALVAGVANLAPVAKLLNLDITFLEFWLDGEYGAVEGLTYSAYGELVAYESGVIAGSETVTLLVAAGLGLGLALAGAGVAWKLYNVPEPVRHTEKLGGAYRVARSNYYQDEYQVWLARSLTLPLARTADRFDQSVIDGVVNGISSVSLFGSRGLKRIQTGVVTNYAALIVLGFLALLVALGVHGGWFL